CAAGTTCCTAATATACTTCAACTGAGTGACCTATCAAACATTATCggttaaatttggaagaaaactttaaaactgttAGTTCAAGTTCCTAATATACCTGAACTGAGTGACCTATCAAAAATTATCGgttaaaattggaagaaaactttgaaactgttagttcaagttcctaatatacctcaactgagtgacctatcaaaaattatcggttaaatttggaagaaaactttaaaactgttagttcaagttcctaatatacctcaactgagtgacctatcaaaaattatcggttaaaattggaagaaaactttaaaactgttAGTTCAAGTTCCTAATATACCTCAAATGAGTGACCTATCAAACATTATCggttaaatttggaagaaaactttaaaactgttAGTTCAAGTTCCTAATATACCTCAACTGAGTGACCTATCAAACATTATCggttaaatttggaagaaaactttaaaactgttAGTTCAAGTTCCTAATATACTTCAACTGAGTGACCTATCAAACATTATCggttaaatttggaagaaaactttaaaactgttAGTTCAAGTTCCTAATATACCTGAACTGAGTGACCTATCAAAAATTATCGgttaaaattggaagaaaactttgaaactgttagttcaagttcctaatatacctcaactgagtgacctatcaaaaattatcggttaaatttggaagaaaactttaaaactgttagttcaagttcctaatatacctcaactgagtgacctatcaaaaattatcggttaaaattggaagaaaactttaaaactgttAGTTCAAGTTCCTAATATACCTGAACTGAGTGACCTATCAAAAATTATCGgttaaaattggaagaaaactttaaaactgttagttcaagttcctaatatacctcaactgagtgacctatcaaaaattatcggttaaaattggaagaaaactttaaaactgttAGTTCAAGTTCCTAATATACCTCAAATGAGTGACCTATCAAAAATTATCggttaaatttggaagaaaactttaaaactgttagttcaagttcctaatatacctcaactgagtgacctatcaaaaattatcggttaaaattggaagaaaactttaaaactgttAGTTCAAGTTCCTAATATACCTCAAATGAGTGACCTATCAAACATTATCggttaaatttggaagaaaactttaaaactgttagttcaagttcctaatatacctcaactgagtgacctatcaaaaattatcggttaaatttggaagaaaactttaaaactgttagttcaagttcctaatatacctcaactgagtgacctatcaaaaattatcggttaaaattggaagaaaactttaaaactgttAGTTCAAGTTCCTAATATACCTCAAATGAGTGACCTATCAAACATTATCggttaaatttggaagaaaactttaaaactgttagttcaagttcctaatatacctcaactgagtgacctatcaaaaattatcggttaaaattggaagaaaactttaaaactgttAGTTCAAGTTCCTAATATACTTCAACTGAGTGACCTATCAAACATTATCggttaaatttggaagaaaactttaaaactgttAGTTCAAGTTCCTAATATACCTGAACTGAGTGACCTATCAAAAATTATCGgttaaaattggaagaaaactttgaaactgttagttcaagttcctaatatacctcaactgagtgacctatcaaaaattatcggttaaatttggaagaaaactttaaaactgttagttcaagttcctaatatacctcaactgagtgacctatcaaaaattatcggttaaaattggaagaaaactttaaaactgttAGTTCAAGTTCCTAATATACCTGAACTGAGTGACCTATCAAAAATTATCGgttaaaattggaagaaaactttaaaactgttagttcaagttcctaatatacctcaactgagtgacctatcaaaaattatcggttaaatttggaagaaaactttaaaactgttagttcaagttcctaatatacctcaactgagtgacctatcaaaaattatcggttaaaattggaagaaaactttaaaactgttagttcaagttcctaatatacctcaactgagtgacctatcaaaaattatcggttaaaattggaagaaaactttaaaactgttAGTTCAAGTTCCTAATATACCTCAAATGAGTGACCTATCAAACATTATCggttaaatttggaagaaaacttaTATTCTGAAGGTTGGGAAGCTATTagaaatgaataattagaaaattccaGATTCTATTGAAATTGTCTTGTTTGCAATTACATTTTGATCCCATAAACTATTTTAACGTACTAATTGGGTattgtttgatttgaaaaatatacgttatttattttttagggaAATATACGGCAACACTACTACTAAAGTTAGCGATCGAGAGAAATTCAAAGAGCTACTAATATagtcaatataataattatcaaatgtttgtattatatgaataaatgtaattatttgtttattatatctTACCACCTTTAATACCttgcgaataaaaaaaaaagatttacagaattttaatataaaaaatttgttagattTTTTCATCGTCAACtcccaatatatttttattataatgccATTCGGATATACCTCTCCCCGGTACGCCATTAATAATACATTTGTGAAATCTTTCATTCATCACAGCTTCTCGATCACTTCCCTTATAATGAACGGTATCATACAAAAATTCCATACGGACGTCGTACGACACACCCTGTGCGTCGAAAGTGAAATTCAGTACCTTCGGAAGTACTCCATTTTCGGCGTGCTCCGGCAAAAACAAATCGATGTTATCAATAGGATCTAATTTACCATTAACGTGGTTAACAAAGCCCATTTCTAAATGAGACGTGGTACACGGTTGACTAACGACACCTAACGCTATCTTAGTTTTATCTGTAAGATAAAACATAGAATATATGTAACGGTGCATTAAGGACCAATCTCTTTTGAAGCCTGCAACGAATATCAATATCAACATTATGATGAAGAAAACACAGAGATTCATAAATGATAACGAAAGTTATTAATTCACTTACCAAAACTGTGGTCTCTAAAAGCATCTACATTAACAAATGGAAAAGAAACTGCGTCAATTTGAAGGGTTCCGTTAACGTAACCCATTTGTTCATAATGTTTCTGATGAGCACTGAAAATTAAGTcataaaagtaataatataatttggtaagtaaaacttatatttattacaatgaTTAAGTTAGTAACGTTACATTATACTGATGAAAACAATCAAATGAAAGTAATTAATTCGAGTACTTActcttttaaattttggaatagCTTTGGTGACCATTCTTCTCTAGCGATAGCTCTTGCTATCACCGATATAGGTACATCGACTTCAAAAAAGAACCATTGGTAATCACTTGTCCAATCGAGATCTAAATCGACACGAAATCGATTATGGGGGTTCAAGTGTTGCCTAAAAGCAAACATTTCgatttatatacaatttaaaaaaaccacatcgaaacatttcaatatttattttttgtgaatatattttaCCAACAAAGTACATCTGATCAAAAGCATAAAGTTAATTAAGAGTATGTACTTTcgaatgtattttttatttatgtatacctattattgaaaatatactaaCTTCATCAATCCCTTATACgtgattttccattttttcatagGTTTTAGTGGAGTAATACAAATTCCTCCACCGGAATAACGATCTTGTTTATATAGAGAAATCACCGAGGCATCTAAATTAGTATCAGGTAATTCCTCACTTTCTAAAACCCCATAATCTGGATGCTacaataaaaaaccaaattcaTATTTAGAAGAATTAAAACACAAAATGAGGGCTTAAAGGGTTTAGAGAAGAAATAGAACAAAGGGAACTGATATACAAAGTCATACAAATGTCTTTAAAACAAACGTATTATAATCAACTTGTTCTACAAAAATATAGAGACAAAAAATTACACTGCAATTTTCTATCGTGCcctgtttttttctatttagagATTCCATTATTACTAGGTACTTGGGGTACTGTATTATTCTCTTTTTCTTCTGTCTGCATGTTTGacattgataatttataaagttgtaaataattttacagtTTTTACTTACCACTATATAGACTAAACCAACTATTTTGCCTTTTTGTCTACGTTCGGTTCCAccacaaaaatatattccattttGTGATACGGCGTGGAAAAATACGGCGTCAAACGcctaaaaatagtaaaaaggaattttaacaattttcgaaattcgtTCAAAAAACTTACTTGGTCATGGTATGATAACTGTTGCAAtctgtctaaaatttctattttatatacgTGATTTTTACCATAGATATAACATTTCAATCTTCTCAAAAATAATAAGGAAAccataaaacaatatttcaacgAGTACCATTTCCCTTTCTGAGCGTATACGTTTAAAATTTTCTCTGGATTAGTTTTTGACGATTGTTTGATCAAGtatattccaaaaataagaataattactATTATTCCGGATGCAAGCATTATTTTCTAatctataaacaaataaattatcaccacaaaaataacaaaacattatTTCGATTTGGTATTTATTGCAGATTAGTCttttatgttggatacaaaagataaaatatattttcttttactatGATTCAAGATAGTATTAAAACAACTTTTGTAAATGTAATTAAGGcttcaaaacaatttctaaatttgaaaaaatcaccaaacaaaaatattaacattgttACAAATCATTTTCTAATTCTAAAAGTAGATAATTTAAGTAGTAAATGGATGTTGatataagtatatatattttaaaattatagcACTTACATATTATGTGACTAgaagaagttttttatttcatttattcttcaaaaaaaagtgaaactgattttcattttatttgattgaccgatcactaaataatttttttaatatgaatgtAAATCTCTAGCAACAAGTTATCTTATCATTCAAGTATCATTATGTtacataatttgaattattttttaatttaaagttCAGTTCAGTAATgataacacaaaaaattattaatacttACTATTTTGGAAAGTTCCAAatgaatatggaaaatataagtttatatttttattaactaaaTGTAGATTTTCAATGTATGTAATTTGGGATATATCTTCAACTTCATACTTCTTTATACTTTATATGTCCAGTATTAGATACATTTCGCTCAGTATACCTCAAAATCGTATTCAACACTTCCTTCtgaaaagaattttaaaaacttttaaattattataattattactaaaGTCGTGTCATTACATGTCTCATAACATGATGCTCTTAATGCACTCTCTTAATACGTTATGAAACCAACAGTTCAGCATCTCTACTCTTCTTCATATTAAGTAtaggtttctttttttttatgattgtttAGTAGcgtaaattaaatttaaatccTAATAGACGTCGCCACCTACAATTTGCGTCAACAGTCGTCAGACATGGCTACTCAAACGTTGTAATATTTATTCccttcattttataattaaattaaaatgtgtCTTTAAATATATTAGCACCATATAATACAGTTCAGTCCTACTTTTTATGGAACGAATCAatcaattcacaatttttgcAAAGGTCGTAgacggaaaaattaaaaatatatctgtcAACActggaattttcaaattattatatgttctttaaaatataaataccaaAATCGATgcatattgtttttgtttgttgttttgaCTTGTAGTGtatcaaactattaaaaaaaaacaaaaatgaaagtaaacattttattaaaattataaggAAAACCAAgttagttaaaaaaacaaaaatgaaagtaaacattttattaaaattataaggAAAACCAAGTtaggtaaaaaaaaatgatttaatttgtaTTAGTTTcagaataattacaatttttttcgtgttcagaaatattcaatatatttccaCGGTATCTACAAcctttttctttgaaaacacaacAAAGACTAACGTTTTCAGCCAAATCCTCCAATGCGAAGTTTCTAGCATCCTTAATAACCCCTTGGCAAGAAGGgcaattattcaatattttacaattactACAAATGTGATGTCCCCTTTCACAAAGGAAAATCGGACTGACCATATATTCGGTACAAATAGGGCATTCCAATGTTCTACGTAATAAATCAGAATTATCAATAGTCTTTAACAAATGACGTGGTATGAACGAATTATCAGATGATAGGGAACTTTCATTTACGGTATCTTCATTTGtttctataattattgtaaacTTTATAGTAGACGTTATCCCTATCAATTTATAGATGTTTTCGAGATTAAACTTGGTGCATTTAATTATGGGTAAATTGGTGTCTTCTAgtgttttaaaactatttgtcGTATCAggtattttttggttttgaCTTTTATTTGcagtggaaaaaatattattatcgatTGCCAAAGATATTATAGAACTAGAACTTGATGAACTAATACTGGTAGTAGTAGACTTTTCATCAGAGGATTTACAATTCGTATTGGTAGAAGTTTTCAAATACTCTGTAGAGTTTGAAAATATGGGTTTATTCAGaccatttgaattgaaaaatgttgttgAAGGTACAAGATTCTTTatagctttttttatttttcgttcatTTGTACACACATTTGGTTGATATCCACTATTTGTAGTTGCCTGTGTCTGTTTGGTTTCACTTTCTT
This genomic interval from Diorhabda sublineata isolate icDioSubl1.1 chromosome 7, icDioSubl1.1, whole genome shotgun sequence contains the following:
- the LOC130446813 gene encoding uncharacterized protein LOC130446813, with the translated sequence MLASGIIVIILIFGIYLIKQSSKTNPEKILNVYAQKGKWYSLKYCFMVSLLFLRRLKCYIYGKNHVYKIEILDRLQQLSYHDQAFDAVFFHAVSQNGIYFCGGTERRQKGKIVGLVYIVHPDYGVLESEELPDTNLDASVISLYKQDRYSGGGICITPLKPMKKWKITYKGLMKQHLNPHNRFRVDLDLDWTSDYQWFFFEVDVPISVIARAIAREEWSPKLFQNLKDAHQKHYEQMGYVNGTLQIDAVSFPFVNVDAFRDHSFGFKRDWSLMHRYIYSMFYLTDKTKIALGVVSQPCTTSHLEMGFVNHVNGKLDPIDNIDLFLPEHAENGVLPKVLNFTFDAQGVSYDVRMEFLYDTVHYKGSDREAVMNERFHKCIINGVPGRGISEWHYNKNILGVDDEKI